Part of the Candidatus Thiothrix putei genome, GAACGCGGGTATCGACCATCCCGATGTGGCAACGAGCCTGAACAACCTGGCTTCGCTCTACGATGCCAAAGGCGACTACGCCAAGGCGGAGTCGCTCTACAACCGCTCACTGGCGATATTGGAGAAGGCACTCGGCTCCGACCATCCCTATGTGGCAACGGGTCTGAACAACCTAGCGAAACTCTACAGAAATCAAGGCGATTACGCCAAGGCGGAGCCTCTCCTCAAACGCTCACTGGCGATCAGGGAGAAGGCACTCGGTGTCAACCATCCCGATGTGGCAATGAGCCTGAACGACCTGGCTTCGTTCTACAACACCCAAGGTAACTACGCCAAGGCGGAGCCACTCTACAACCGAGCATTGGCGATCTTTGAGAAGGCACTCAGCCCCGACCATCCCGATGTGGCAACGAGTCTTGATAATCTTGCTGTGTTGTACCGGAAAACAAAGCGGGAGGCTGAAGCTGAACCACTGGAGCAGCGTGCAGCGAAGATCCTCGCCATCAAGTGATGAAAAGAAACCATCACCCGTAGAAGATACAATGGTGGAATGCGCTTGCGAATTCCACCATTCACTGCTGCCCCAATAGACCATTTCCCCCCGCTTTTTCTTACGTAAAACTACCAATACCGCATTTATTTTTCCCGTTTTAATATGCGCCTACCCCTCAATGAAAACATCAGTTTTTGTTGAGGTGAGTTAACCCCGTTTCAAATTCATGGCGTATACCCTTTAGGGTTTTTCTTTAAATGCCTGATGAAGCGTGGCAGTTCTTAACCAATCGTTGGTGAGGTGTTTATGTATAGCAATTTTTTGATATTAATTTTTATTGGCTTGACCTTATGGCTTGTTTTTGGAAGGTTTTTCCACGCCATTCCTGAAGGTTCGGTAGGTATTGTGACAGTCTTTGGGCGCTTGCGGCGTATTTTACTGCCGGGGCTGAGTATAACCGCACCCTGGGAGAGTGTTTCCAAATTGAGTGTGCAATCCCGCGCAGTCGATCTGGAGTTTAAAGCGATTACCCTGGATCAGGCGAATGTGCATTTCAATTGCACCTTGTTGTTCAGTGTGGCGGGGTCGGATTATGCCAATGTGCAACGGGCAGCCTTTTCTTTCGCTAATGCCCATGAATTGCAGTTATCCATTCAGCGTTTGATAGAGGATGAAACCCGTACCTATACTGCGGGTAAACGCCAAGCTGAAATGATTGGCATGGATCAGGATGTCGTGACCCGCATCAAGCTCAATGTGGATAACCGTTTGGCAGAATGGGGCTACCGGATCATTGACTTGCGTTACCACAACCTGTGTTTTGACGAAGCAGTCATGAAGTCAATGGCGCGGGTCGTCACCGCTGTCAACGAGCGCGAAGCGGCTGAACACGAGGGGCAGGCATTGCTGATCCGTAAAACCAAGGATGCCGAAGCCAACGGTGCATTTATCTATATCAATGCCGAAGCCGAGCGCACGGCGTGGAAATTGCGTGGGCAAGGCATGGCTGAATTCCGCCGCGAAGTTGCCAAGGGCGTACACGATGCGGTGGATGAATTACAGGAAGCGGGTTTAGACCCCAATTACCTGCTGTTTTTCATGTACACCGAAGCCTTGAAACACGTCGCGGAAAACTCCAAAGCGGGTCACACCATTTTCCTCAATACCCACCCCTCGATGCCGCAAGACATCATGTCGCAATTGTCCACGTTTCATACCCCCCCTAAAACGGCTTAACCAAGGAGCAATGTTATGGCGATTGATTTTGATAAAGTCCAGTTTGATGTTGGCAATCCTGAACCCCGTTGCCCGTGTGTGCTGTTGCTGGATACATCCGGCTCAATGGATGGGCAGCCGATGCATGAACTCAATACCGGTTTGCAAGCCCTGCGTGAAGCCTTGCTCAAGGATGAGTTGGCAATGTTACGCATTGAACTGGCGATCGTTACCTTTGGCTCGTCTGCTGAACTCATTCAGGATTTTGTATCGGCTGATCAGTTCATTCCCCCGGTATTGTCCGCAGAAGGTTATACCCCGATGGGGATCGCCATCAATCTGGCGCTGGATCAACTGGATGACCGCAAGCGCGTGTATAAGGCAAATGGCGTTTCTTATTACCGTCCGTGGGTCTTTCTAATCACTGATGGCGCACCCTCCGACCATTGGAAAGGCGCGGCACAGCGGGTAAAAGAGGCAGAGCGCGACAAGAAAGTAGCGTTCTTTTCGGTCGGCGTGCAAGGTGCGGATATGGCGGTATTGGGGCAGATTTCCATTCGTGAGCCGATCCAGTTGAAAGGGCTGAACTTCCGGGACATGTTTGTCTGGTTATCTGCCAGCCTCAGCAGTGTTTCCCGTTCCAGCCCCGGCGACACCGTTGCGTTGCCATCCCCGCAAGGGTGGGGGGAAGTATGACATGGCAAATCATGGGGGCATCCGTGCAGGGTACAAGCCATGTGCGTAGCGGTTTGCCCTGTCAGGATGCGTTTGCGTATCAGGTGAATGGGCAAGGTGTCTGGTTGGCAGTTGCGGATGGTCTCGGTTCTGCCCCACGTGCGGAACAGGGGGCAAAGCTGGCTGTTACCAATGTGCTGGCAGCCCTACAGAGCGGGCATCATGCCCACCATACTGTTGCGCCTTCCTGGGAACATCAGCTAGCGGCTGCTTTCAAGCATACCCGTGAATGTTTGCAACAAGAGGCTGATGCAGAAAATGTACCCTTGCGTGAGTACGGCACAACCTTGCTGGTCGTGGTGATGGAACGTGACTGCTTTGCCACGGCGCACATTGGCGACGGTACGATTGTCGCGCTGCTGGCAGAC contains:
- a CDS encoding tetratricopeptide repeat protein, yielding MKYMSKAILLALALSIAGVPLAHAGGAGDEWESLNQEVVEFLRTGKYDDSATLVAQKALQLAEQNAGIDHPDVATSLNNLASLYDAKGDYAKAESLYNRSLAILEKALGSDHPYVATGLNNLAKLYRNQGDYAKAEPLLKRSLAIREKALGVNHPDVAMSLNDLASFYNTQGNYAKAEPLYNRALAIFEKALSPDHPDVATSLDNLAVLYRKTKREAEAEPLEQRAAKILAIK
- a CDS encoding SPFH domain-containing protein; translation: MYSNFLILIFIGLTLWLVFGRFFHAIPEGSVGIVTVFGRLRRILLPGLSITAPWESVSKLSVQSRAVDLEFKAITLDQANVHFNCTLLFSVAGSDYANVQRAAFSFANAHELQLSIQRLIEDETRTYTAGKRQAEMIGMDQDVVTRIKLNVDNRLAEWGYRIIDLRYHNLCFDEAVMKSMARVVTAVNEREAAEHEGQALLIRKTKDAEANGAFIYINAEAERTAWKLRGQGMAEFRREVAKGVHDAVDELQEAGLDPNYLLFFMYTEALKHVAENSKAGHTIFLNTHPSMPQDIMSQLSTFHTPPKTA
- a CDS encoding VWA domain-containing protein encodes the protein MAIDFDKVQFDVGNPEPRCPCVLLLDTSGSMDGQPMHELNTGLQALREALLKDELAMLRIELAIVTFGSSAELIQDFVSADQFIPPVLSAEGYTPMGIAINLALDQLDDRKRVYKANGVSYYRPWVFLITDGAPSDHWKGAAQRVKEAERDKKVAFFSVGVQGADMAVLGQISIREPIQLKGLNFRDMFVWLSASLSSVSRSSPGDTVALPSPQGWGEV
- a CDS encoding PP2C family serine/threonine-protein phosphatase, which codes for MTWQIMGASVQGTSHVRSGLPCQDAFAYQVNGQGVWLAVADGLGSAPRAEQGAKLAVTNVLAALQSGHHAHHTVAPSWEHQLAAAFKHTRECLQQEADAENVPLREYGTTLLVVVMERDCFATAHIGDGTIVALLADGSLLTASTPQRGEYANETTPLTADHALDSLCISVHHPVQVQAVALLTDGLQNLSLNLASGIPYAPFFTPLFDAITRQPFDAPAMSAQLADFLASERVCSKTDDDKTLLMAGRVSVTGE